The segment CCACATGGAATGTCTGCCAAGAAGCTAGTattattttggatattttggTAAAGCTTAAGACAGAATAATTACATGAAGGGTGAATCCGTCTGGAAGAGCGTAAACTGTCACAAGCAGTACAGGCTTTGCACCAAGCCAGCATCTGAAACTGTGTTAGTGTGGTGGTGTTTCCAAATGAACGCTTTTCAATGTGCTGAGCTCGCATCTGCTTACACCCATCCAGATAGAGAGACACTCCtcaaaaaaaggtaaagtttaaaagaaatcccACTCCTTGGTGCTTCATGAGCTGGACTCCAAAGAGATAAACTGAAGCAGTCACACCTCTCCTCTCCACACAACCTGCTCAATGGTAAGTTTGCAGCAGGAACTTCTTACCCCCGGACAGGAATGCTGGCTGCTCTTGCTGCCATCATCACTTCATCGAATCTTGCCAAACTCTCCTCTATGGAACAGTTGATGTTCTTCTTAGTGAATAGCTCAGATGCTGCCCCAAAGATTGACACTTCTTTGGCCCCTGCTGCCACCTGCCAACAGAAAGCATAAATTAAAGCGAGCTGATTTCTCTTGCAAGGAAAACGACAAGCACAACTACAACTACAGTTCtctcattttataaaaaatattttgtcccCAATTCTTCCCAGAATGACCCAATTCTTACTTCATTCTACAGCAAAAATATAACACATCCAAGTTTGTCTTCAAAGGAAGCGTAAAGTTACAGATGCAGCAGTAAAGCTACACCTGCTGGATGGGACACGCAGATAAGACTGAAAGCATCACTGTCAATTAAaacagattacttttttttaataatagaaaatacatcAAGGTCTTTTTCTATTATGAACAACAGGTTTCTATTTCCCCAGCAAAACAATCCCTTGTAAAAGAACTACAAACATGAGACCACTGCCTGCCACAATGCAAGACACGCTTCCCACCCTTAACCACAGTTGAAATGCTCCCTCGTAAGCAACCCTGTGCATGAGACACCGAGAACGTTCTGACGCTGCGATCTCTTACCGCTGCCTGAAATCCTTTCAGGTTAGGGGTCAGCACAGGATAACTAATGCCAGGCAACTTATTAATTCCTTGCATGACTTCAGTGTGGTCAGCCATCTGCAAAGTAAAAGAGGAAAGGTTTCTAAGGGTGACAACATCCACTTCTAcagattataaaaataatttaattttacgAACTAGGACAGCAATATTTAATAAGAGAAACAGGCCTCTAAAGAGCAAACAGCATTGCACCCCGTGAAGAATCATAGTTCAGCCACCCAGCCAAGCCAGCGCCAACATGTGCGCAAACAGCTGTTTGCATTTGAGCTGTAGGTTTGCTCTTTCGCAGGGTCTGAAGGGAAGGTCTGGGATATTGCAAACTCCTTTAtttggctttgctgcttcttgccCAGTTACAAGCCACTGTAGAAGGATTTTTGAGCAAGCGAATCTTTTCATTGGATGACTATTTAATTAGGCATTTTTACAACATACAATTGTAAATCCCGTTTGAATACTGACCTGAGGAACCCATTTGGGGGAAACAAAGCTGGTAGCCTCTATAACCTGAAGCCCTGTCTCTGACAGCATATTGATTAAACTGATTTTCACCGGTGTTGGTACAATattctaagaagaaaaaaagaaaaacaaccttaAGTTATTATCTCACAATAAACTTTTCAACCACcggaaaaaaacccttatctTCCAACAGCAAAAAGcggcataaaaaaaaaaaaaaaaaaaaaaggtgcgTCGGTGGGGCACAATGGCACGTTACAGGTATTTGGTTAGAGAAACTCCCCCAGTGAGGTGCTGAGGGAGCCCCGCGGAGAGCCCAAGCCCGCCCGTACCTTCTCGTTCTGGAGCCCGTCCCGCGGCCCCACCTCCACCACCTTCACACGCTTCGGGAAGgctccgcccgccgccgcggcgctgacctggggacagagggagagcGTCAACCGAGCCCTGCGCCCggtggcccccccccccccggccccgctcaccgGCCGCAGCGACACCGCCCAGCGCGACACcagccgccgcgccgccgccatGTCCGCTCCCTCTCACGTGACTGCGCCCCCACCCCCACGTGATCGAAGGGGTGGGGGTTCGTGGTCACGTGACCGCCGCGCTGCTCGCCGCGCACCCCTCGGTCCCCTCCGGCGGCGAAGGCCGCTCGCTGCCCGCTCCCGGGTGGCCGTCGGGTGGCAGCGAGAGACACCCAACTCGTACCTGTCCCCGCGGGCCGTCCCGCGACAGCGATCCGGTGGCGCACTGCGGCATGTTTCCCTCCGACGCCGGCACTGCGCGGCCGCTCGGGAGCCGCGCACTTATACGACAGCTTTTCCGCTGGCTCGTGCCGCTGAATAAACACGGCGTGTTTGGTTTGGACGGGCCCCCTCCCCGCACTAGAGGTTACCAGCGTGATGGGTTGGGAGACAAAAAGGCCACCGCTCTGTTGTCCCTTCCCCCCCCGTGCTCGTAATGGCGTCATCAGCGCAGCCGGGGTGATGCTCCCGTGAGTGAGTGGATCTGGCTGTCAGTGCCAGTTCTCTGAAGTCCACACGGATTCGTCAGTACAGATCGTTATTTGTCAATTGAGtaacagcagctcagcacatgtcccagccctggggcttAGCTTGGGCTAAACTCAAAATGTTCTGGCAATTTTGGTTTGCGCCATGTCATACAGTAACAAAATAAAGCCTGTGTGCAACGTTGTGGGGCCTGCACGACAACTGTGCTGCAGAAACGTACGCTATTGTGAGGAGTTTCATCATTTAAGCACATATTGTTCAACCCTTTTTAGAGAAGTTCAACATCGACGCAGGAAATCCTATTTCACTGAAATAGAAGTGAGAGGTTGAATTCCAAACGGTGACTTCTCTGTTAAATTCACTTAAGAACAAACACTCCTCTGCTTATAGCTGTCTCCACCAGAATATAAATCAAAGTTAATGGATTTGATTTAATTATGATTTTCTATAGCTGATTTCTTCTAGACCTCTTCAAACAACAAGCATCCATTATATTTATTCATGATGGAAGTATGTGCTTGTAATTGTTTCAATCAATACCAAAGTCATACAACGCCTCATCGAGTACCTATTTGGATGCAAGTATATCATAGGCAGGAATCTGCAATGGTACTGTGGTTGGTCTTCATTAGAACATGCCCATCACATGCAAGGCTTCGTGATTCCACATATGAGAGTATCACATTGCttatcaaaattaatttttatgagtAATTAAGCCAGGGAAGTGGCAGGGCCTGATCCCACCTGGGAGGTGCAGGCCCTGCTGCTGTGCGTGGCCGGCTGCACTAGCTATACTCACGTGAACACAGACACTGCTCCCGCCACTCCACGTCCTGTGAGCTGCTCTAACAAGGGCAAACCCTCTCAGCATTAACGTGAGCATCTCCTCCCTAGCAGATACACATCCCCTGGGCTGCTAACCCCTGGGGGCCACGCAGCCTGGCCTGACACCCCAGTGCAGGTCCTCTTAGCTGCCCCACGCTAACCCTGAGTCTGTCTGACATCGTCACCTATGATCACAGCAGTAACATCCCCCGAGAAGCCCAGCTTTACATCAAAAAACCTTGCTGTTCCAAGTTTAGATGTTTGGCTCGCTGCAGAATGCTGCAAAAGACATCCCGACTTGCCACTGCTGAGCGGAGAGGTCAGTCCTTTGCTGCCAAACAGGGTCCACTGATACACAGATCACTTACGGGCAAAAGGGATTAGAACAGAGattctcttaaaagaaaaacaatttattcaacaataaatgaaaaatctgcTCAGActcaatttaaaagaaaggcGGGGGAGATTGCTGCTTTCATCCCGCAGCCATCACTTCACACCCTCAAGCTTGACAGTCCAGCCAGACTGAGGAGGTAGAGGAGATGGAAGCATGTAGGGCAAAGTTATGAGCAGTCCTTTACCTGGGGACTTCTGCCACTCCAGAGTCCCTGCAAAGCCCAACATCGTCACCTGCAGAGGGCAGGGGAAATGCTCAGTTGTAGCTCTCTCCCATCTGAACACCCCAGTACACCCAAAACACGTTTGCAGTCTCTGTACAGCATTTCCCACACATCCAAAGCAATCCCGCACATTTCCACCCATCGCTCCTAGCACACGAAAGGTAACACACGGGATATTTTGGGGCCAAACGTTTGCCTGTAACTTTTTGGGGACGggtgggtgttttttggttggtgtgttgtgtttttttttttttttttaactaagaaGGCTTTACCTCTGTTTGTTTAGAGCAAAGGGCACTCCAGCATTTGCGTCACTTACAATTACATTTACAATTAGCAGGTCAGTGTACCTGATTTGAATTTGAGATGCAATACCAGTGATCCCTCCTATGTGTAAGGCTTGTTATTTACTTCACCTCCCTATGCCAATAGGATCAAAAGATGGTGGGGCAGAAGCGCCTCTGGCTATTCCATGGCAGACTGTGAGCCGGTCCTGGCAAGTTCTATCCAATATTCTGTGTTAACAGTGAGCTAAAGCCTGGAGAATAACCTGCAAGGATCTGGAGGGAGGCCAGAGCACCCTAGAACAAGAAGTACGTGATGACAACTTCCCCACTCTCCCCAGTTTCCAAGTGAAGTCAGGTTGGACCTTCCCAGCCCACGTGTGCCCAAGGTGGGCTCTCAGAGtgcattatcttttttttcaagtttcttacTTGTGTGG is part of the Balearica regulorum gibbericeps isolate bBalReg1 chromosome 22, bBalReg1.pri, whole genome shotgun sequence genome and harbors:
- the HMGCL gene encoding hydroxymethylglutaryl-CoA lyase, mitochondrial isoform X2 produces the protein MAAARRLVSRWAVSLRPVSAAAAGGAFPKRVKVVEVGPRDGLQNEKNIVPTPVKISLINMLSETGLQVIEATSFVSPKWVPQMADHTEVMQGINKLPGISYPVLTPNLKGFQAAVAAGAKEVSIFGAASELFTKKNINCSIEESLARFDEVMMAARAASIPVRGYVSCVLGCPYEGKISAAKVAEVSKKMYSMGCYEISLGDTIGIGTPGSMKEMLTAVMKEVPVGALAVHCHDTYGQALANILVALQMGVSVVDASVAGLGGCPYAQGASGNVATEDLVYMLSGLGIHTGVDLQKLVDTGTFICNALNRRTNSKVSQASCRL
- the HMGCL gene encoding hydroxymethylglutaryl-CoA lyase, mitochondrial isoform X1; protein product: MPQCATGSLSRDGPRGQVSAAAAGGAFPKRVKVVEVGPRDGLQNEKNIVPTPVKISLINMLSETGLQVIEATSFVSPKWVPQMADHTEVMQGINKLPGISYPVLTPNLKGFQAAVAAGAKEVSIFGAASELFTKKNINCSIEESLARFDEVMMAARAASIPVRGYVSCVLGCPYEGKISAAKVAEVSKKMYSMGCYEISLGDTIGIGTPGSMKEMLTAVMKEVPVGALAVHCHDTYGQALANILVALQMGVSVVDASVAGLGGCPYAQGASGNVATEDLVYMLSGLGIHTGVDLQKLVDTGTFICNALNRRTNSKVSQASCRL